One segment of Solanum stenotomum isolate F172 chromosome 1, ASM1918654v1, whole genome shotgun sequence DNA contains the following:
- the LOC125871647 gene encoding 65-kDa microtubule-associated protein 3 isoform X1 has translation MNNSQSEKPLHMETTCGSLLSEMQRIWDEMGEPDIERDKMLFELQQECLEAYRRKVNQARRCREQLQQIIADSEAEIAKICAALGEQSSYARQSSRSLKEELEAVKPKLEEMKRRKGERKNHFAAVVNQIQTFSKELCLHFQENAQMSAIDENDLSVKRLEEMQNYLLALQKEKSDRLKLLVDNLTTINSLCVVLGVDYKQTIAEVDPTLDDSRVLKNISKDMIFKLSAMINRLEELKKQRLLRLQDLATTLIELWSLMDTPLEEQQKFYDFTRHIAASENEINEPNVLSADSLQHAEAEVLRLQAMKSTKMKEVLLRKRLELEEICRKAHLVIETQNSVDFSVEAIESGAIDPSYLLEQIEVQISKVKEETFSRREILEKLEKWLAACDEECWLEEYNRDENRYHGGKGTHRNLKRAEKARVLFNKIPAMVETLRLRASVWQKERGHEFLYDGVAILYMLEQYCVLKQQRELERQRLRDQKKLQGQLMVEQEALFGSIPSPSKSAKKNFRPSMGGLTNKRLSLGGSMLQTPYAGKAAPSSRLSSSLKQQTPQSGRRGSILAPRKHQGSLYPPYTPRAESVQTRKALLNPPRTESAQIRKGPLNPPKPATTQTRKPLSPLSSLLSSNASTINIQNQTLKSGMVQEALYLNKSPVMTPTKITSAERRLEETVSLNKTPIMTPTKIASAVEGSITPKTLPIPMPATPSSVSTAMQTAMTPASRHVSVCADNIEYSFEERRAGYVPLSHAKVITKCLI, from the exons ATGAATAACAGCCAAAGTGAGAAGCCTTTGCATATGGAAACAACTTGTGGCTCTCTTCTCTCTGAGATGCAG AGAATATGGGATGAGATGGGAGAGCCAGATATCGAAAGGGATAAGATGCTTTTCGAGCTTCAACAAGAGTGTCTGGAGGCATATAGAAGAAAAGTGAATCAGGCAAGGCGTTGCCGGGAGCAACTGCAGCAAATTATCGCTGACTCTGAAGCAGAAATTGCAAAGATATGTGCAGCACTAGGAGAACAATCATCATATGCTAGGCAG AGTTCCAGAAGTTTGAAGGAAGAGCTTGAGGCCGTTAAGCCTAAGTTAGAAGAgatgaagaggagaaaaggagagAGGAAGAACCATTTTGCGGCTGTTGTCAATCAGATACAGACTTTCTCGAAAGAGCTCTGTTTACACTTCCAAGAGAATGCACAAATGAGTGCAATTGATGAGAATGATTTGTCTGTCAAAAGATTAGAAGAAATGCAGAATTATTTGCTTGCTTTGCAAAAAGAGAAG AGTGACCGCCTGAAGCTGCTGGTTGACAACTTGACAACTATCAATTCGTTATGTGTGGTGCTTGGGGTTGATTACAAACAAACTATTGCTGAGGTTGATCCAACCTTAGATGATTCTCGTGTCTTGAAAAACATAAGCAAAGATATGATCTTTAAGCTTTCTGCTATGATCAACAGATTGGAAGAGCTCAAGAAACAAAGATTGCTTAGG CTTCAAGATCTTGCAACTACCCTGATTGAGCTGTGGAGCTTGATGGATACACCACTAGAGGAGCAACagaaattttatgattttacaaGGCACATAGCAGcttcagaaaatgaaataaatgagcCTAATGTTTTGTCTGCCGACAGTCTTCAACAT GCAGAGGCAGAAGTGTTGAGATTGCAGGCAAtgaaatcaacaaaaatgaaagaGGTTCTTCTGAGAAAGAGGCTGGAGTTGGAGGAAATCTGTAGGAAAGCACATTTGGTTATTGAAACACAAAATTCAGTCGACTTTTCTGTTGAAGCTATAGAATCTG GCGCAATTGATCCGTCATATCTGCTTGAGCAAATCGAGGTGCAGATTTCCAAGGTTAAAGAGGAAACTTTTAGTAGGAGAGAGATTCTTGAAAAGTTGGAGAAGTGGTTGGCTGCATGTGATGAGGAGTGTTGGTTGGAGGAATACAACAGG gATGAAAATCGTTACCATGGTGGAAAAGGTACACACCGTAATTTGAAGCGAGCTGAGAAAGCTCGAGTTCTTTTCAACAAAATCCCTG CTATGGTGGAGACATTGAGATTGAGAGCTAGCGTTTGGCAGAAAGAAAGAGGACATGAATTCTTGTATGATGGT GTAGCCATTCTTTATATGCTTGAGCAGTATTGTGTTCTAAAGCAGCAGAGGGAGCTTGAGCGTCAGAGACTGAGG gACCAGAAGAAGCTTCAGGGACAGTTGATGGTGGAGCAAGAAGCACTTTTTGGTTCAATACCTAGTCCTTCAAAGAGTGCAAAGAAGAATTTTAGACCATCAATGGGAGGTTTGACCAATAAGAGACTATCGCTTGGAGGATCAATGCTTCAAACCCCATATGCTGGTAAAGCTGCACCATCCTCTCGACTGTCTAGTTCGTTGAAACAGCAAACTCCCCAAAGTG GCAGAAGAGGTAGTATCTTGGCACCAAGAAAGCATCAAGGAAGCCTCTATCCCCCTTATACACCTAGAGCTGAATCAGTGCAGACAAGAAAGGCCCTTTTAAATCCACCTAGAACTGAATCAGCACAGATAAGGAAGGGCCCGTTAAATCCACCTAAACCTGCAACAACACAGACAAGGAAGCCTCTTTCTCCCTTATCGTCATTGTTATCATCAAATGCGAGCACCATCAATATTCAGAATCAGACCCTAAAGAGCGGGATGGTCCAGGAAGCACTGTATTTGAACAAATCACCAGTTATGACTCCAACCAAGATTACCTCTGCTGAACGAAGACTCGAGGAAACAGTGTCTTTGAACAAAACTCCAATTATGACTCCAACAAAGATTGCCTCTGCTGTTGAAGGAAGTATTACCCCAAAAACATTGCCCATTCCAATGCCAGCAACTCCTTCCTCAGTTTCCACTGCCATGCAGACTGCAATGACCCCAGCCAGTCGTCATGTTTCTGTGTGTGCTGATAATATCGAGTACTCATTCGAGGAGAGAAGAGCTGGTTACGTTCCATTGTCACATGCCAAGGTCATTACCAAATGCTTGATTTAG
- the LOC125871647 gene encoding 65-kDa microtubule-associated protein 3 isoform X3: METTCGSLLSEMQRIWDEMGEPDIERDKMLFELQQECLEAYRRKVNQARRCREQLQQIIADSEAEIAKICAALGEQSSYARQSSRSLKEELEAVKPKLEEMKRRKGERKNHFAAVVNQIQTFSKELCLHFQENAQMSAIDENDLSVKRLEEMQNYLLALQKEKSDRLKLLVDNLTTINSLCVVLGVDYKQTIAEVDPTLDDSRVLKNISKDMIFKLSAMINRLEELKKQRLLRLQDLATTLIELWSLMDTPLEEQQKFYDFTRHIAASENEINEPNVLSADSLQHAEAEVLRLQAMKSTKMKEVLLRKRLELEEICRKAHLVIETQNSVDFSVEAIESGAIDPSYLLEQIEVQISKVKEETFSRREILEKLEKWLAACDEECWLEEYNRDENRYHGGKGTHRNLKRAEKARVLFNKIPAMVETLRLRASVWQKERGHEFLYDGVAILYMLEQYCVLKQQRELERQRLRDQKKLQGQLMVEQEALFGSIPSPSKSAKKNFRPSMGGLTNKRLSLGGSMLQTPYAGKAAPSSRLSSSLKQQTPQSGRRGSILAPRKHQGSLYPPYTPRAESVQTRKALLNPPRTESAQIRKGPLNPPKPATTQTRKPLSPLSSLLSSNASTINIQNQTLKSGMVQEALYLNKSPVMTPTKITSAERRLEETVSLNKTPIMTPTKIASAVEGSITPKTLPIPMPATPSSVSTAMQTAMTPASRHVSVCADNIEYSFEERRAGYVPLSHAKVITKCLI, encoded by the exons ATGGAAACAACTTGTGGCTCTCTTCTCTCTGAGATGCAG AGAATATGGGATGAGATGGGAGAGCCAGATATCGAAAGGGATAAGATGCTTTTCGAGCTTCAACAAGAGTGTCTGGAGGCATATAGAAGAAAAGTGAATCAGGCAAGGCGTTGCCGGGAGCAACTGCAGCAAATTATCGCTGACTCTGAAGCAGAAATTGCAAAGATATGTGCAGCACTAGGAGAACAATCATCATATGCTAGGCAG AGTTCCAGAAGTTTGAAGGAAGAGCTTGAGGCCGTTAAGCCTAAGTTAGAAGAgatgaagaggagaaaaggagagAGGAAGAACCATTTTGCGGCTGTTGTCAATCAGATACAGACTTTCTCGAAAGAGCTCTGTTTACACTTCCAAGAGAATGCACAAATGAGTGCAATTGATGAGAATGATTTGTCTGTCAAAAGATTAGAAGAAATGCAGAATTATTTGCTTGCTTTGCAAAAAGAGAAG AGTGACCGCCTGAAGCTGCTGGTTGACAACTTGACAACTATCAATTCGTTATGTGTGGTGCTTGGGGTTGATTACAAACAAACTATTGCTGAGGTTGATCCAACCTTAGATGATTCTCGTGTCTTGAAAAACATAAGCAAAGATATGATCTTTAAGCTTTCTGCTATGATCAACAGATTGGAAGAGCTCAAGAAACAAAGATTGCTTAGG CTTCAAGATCTTGCAACTACCCTGATTGAGCTGTGGAGCTTGATGGATACACCACTAGAGGAGCAACagaaattttatgattttacaaGGCACATAGCAGcttcagaaaatgaaataaatgagcCTAATGTTTTGTCTGCCGACAGTCTTCAACAT GCAGAGGCAGAAGTGTTGAGATTGCAGGCAAtgaaatcaacaaaaatgaaagaGGTTCTTCTGAGAAAGAGGCTGGAGTTGGAGGAAATCTGTAGGAAAGCACATTTGGTTATTGAAACACAAAATTCAGTCGACTTTTCTGTTGAAGCTATAGAATCTG GCGCAATTGATCCGTCATATCTGCTTGAGCAAATCGAGGTGCAGATTTCCAAGGTTAAAGAGGAAACTTTTAGTAGGAGAGAGATTCTTGAAAAGTTGGAGAAGTGGTTGGCTGCATGTGATGAGGAGTGTTGGTTGGAGGAATACAACAGG gATGAAAATCGTTACCATGGTGGAAAAGGTACACACCGTAATTTGAAGCGAGCTGAGAAAGCTCGAGTTCTTTTCAACAAAATCCCTG CTATGGTGGAGACATTGAGATTGAGAGCTAGCGTTTGGCAGAAAGAAAGAGGACATGAATTCTTGTATGATGGT GTAGCCATTCTTTATATGCTTGAGCAGTATTGTGTTCTAAAGCAGCAGAGGGAGCTTGAGCGTCAGAGACTGAGG gACCAGAAGAAGCTTCAGGGACAGTTGATGGTGGAGCAAGAAGCACTTTTTGGTTCAATACCTAGTCCTTCAAAGAGTGCAAAGAAGAATTTTAGACCATCAATGGGAGGTTTGACCAATAAGAGACTATCGCTTGGAGGATCAATGCTTCAAACCCCATATGCTGGTAAAGCTGCACCATCCTCTCGACTGTCTAGTTCGTTGAAACAGCAAACTCCCCAAAGTG GCAGAAGAGGTAGTATCTTGGCACCAAGAAAGCATCAAGGAAGCCTCTATCCCCCTTATACACCTAGAGCTGAATCAGTGCAGACAAGAAAGGCCCTTTTAAATCCACCTAGAACTGAATCAGCACAGATAAGGAAGGGCCCGTTAAATCCACCTAAACCTGCAACAACACAGACAAGGAAGCCTCTTTCTCCCTTATCGTCATTGTTATCATCAAATGCGAGCACCATCAATATTCAGAATCAGACCCTAAAGAGCGGGATGGTCCAGGAAGCACTGTATTTGAACAAATCACCAGTTATGACTCCAACCAAGATTACCTCTGCTGAACGAAGACTCGAGGAAACAGTGTCTTTGAACAAAACTCCAATTATGACTCCAACAAAGATTGCCTCTGCTGTTGAAGGAAGTATTACCCCAAAAACATTGCCCATTCCAATGCCAGCAACTCCTTCCTCAGTTTCCACTGCCATGCAGACTGCAATGACCCCAGCCAGTCGTCATGTTTCTGTGTGTGCTGATAATATCGAGTACTCATTCGAGGAGAGAAGAGCTGGTTACGTTCCATTGTCACATGCCAAGGTCATTACCAAATGCTTGATTTAG
- the LOC125871647 gene encoding 65-kDa microtubule-associated protein 3 isoform X2 has protein sequence MNNSQSEKPLHMETTCGSLLSEMQRIWDEMGEPDIERDKMLFELQQECLEAYRRKVNQARRCREQLQQIIADSEAEIAKICAALGEQSSYARQSSRSLKEELEAVKPKLEEMKRRKGERKNHFAAVVNQIQTFSKELCLHFQENAQMSAIDENDLSVKRLEEMQNYLLALQKEKSDRLKLLVDNLTTINSLCVVLGVDYKQTIAEVDPTLDDSRVLKNISKDMIFKLSAMINRLEELKKQRLLRLQDLATTLIELWSLMDTPLEEQQKFYDFTRHIAASENEINEPNVLSADSLQHAEAEVLRLQAMKSTKMKEVLLRKRLELEEICRKAHLVIETQNSVDFSVEAIESGAIDPSYLLEQIEVQISKVKEETFSRREILEKLEKWLAACDEECWLEEYNRDENRYHGGKGTHRNLKRAEKARVLFNKIPAMVETLRLRASVWQKERGHEFLYDGVAILYMLEQYCVLKQQRELERQRLRKKLQGQLMVEQEALFGSIPSPSKSAKKNFRPSMGGLTNKRLSLGGSMLQTPYAGKAAPSSRLSSSLKQQTPQSGRRGSILAPRKHQGSLYPPYTPRAESVQTRKALLNPPRTESAQIRKGPLNPPKPATTQTRKPLSPLSSLLSSNASTINIQNQTLKSGMVQEALYLNKSPVMTPTKITSAERRLEETVSLNKTPIMTPTKIASAVEGSITPKTLPIPMPATPSSVSTAMQTAMTPASRHVSVCADNIEYSFEERRAGYVPLSHAKVITKCLI, from the exons ATGAATAACAGCCAAAGTGAGAAGCCTTTGCATATGGAAACAACTTGTGGCTCTCTTCTCTCTGAGATGCAG AGAATATGGGATGAGATGGGAGAGCCAGATATCGAAAGGGATAAGATGCTTTTCGAGCTTCAACAAGAGTGTCTGGAGGCATATAGAAGAAAAGTGAATCAGGCAAGGCGTTGCCGGGAGCAACTGCAGCAAATTATCGCTGACTCTGAAGCAGAAATTGCAAAGATATGTGCAGCACTAGGAGAACAATCATCATATGCTAGGCAG AGTTCCAGAAGTTTGAAGGAAGAGCTTGAGGCCGTTAAGCCTAAGTTAGAAGAgatgaagaggagaaaaggagagAGGAAGAACCATTTTGCGGCTGTTGTCAATCAGATACAGACTTTCTCGAAAGAGCTCTGTTTACACTTCCAAGAGAATGCACAAATGAGTGCAATTGATGAGAATGATTTGTCTGTCAAAAGATTAGAAGAAATGCAGAATTATTTGCTTGCTTTGCAAAAAGAGAAG AGTGACCGCCTGAAGCTGCTGGTTGACAACTTGACAACTATCAATTCGTTATGTGTGGTGCTTGGGGTTGATTACAAACAAACTATTGCTGAGGTTGATCCAACCTTAGATGATTCTCGTGTCTTGAAAAACATAAGCAAAGATATGATCTTTAAGCTTTCTGCTATGATCAACAGATTGGAAGAGCTCAAGAAACAAAGATTGCTTAGG CTTCAAGATCTTGCAACTACCCTGATTGAGCTGTGGAGCTTGATGGATACACCACTAGAGGAGCAACagaaattttatgattttacaaGGCACATAGCAGcttcagaaaatgaaataaatgagcCTAATGTTTTGTCTGCCGACAGTCTTCAACAT GCAGAGGCAGAAGTGTTGAGATTGCAGGCAAtgaaatcaacaaaaatgaaagaGGTTCTTCTGAGAAAGAGGCTGGAGTTGGAGGAAATCTGTAGGAAAGCACATTTGGTTATTGAAACACAAAATTCAGTCGACTTTTCTGTTGAAGCTATAGAATCTG GCGCAATTGATCCGTCATATCTGCTTGAGCAAATCGAGGTGCAGATTTCCAAGGTTAAAGAGGAAACTTTTAGTAGGAGAGAGATTCTTGAAAAGTTGGAGAAGTGGTTGGCTGCATGTGATGAGGAGTGTTGGTTGGAGGAATACAACAGG gATGAAAATCGTTACCATGGTGGAAAAGGTACACACCGTAATTTGAAGCGAGCTGAGAAAGCTCGAGTTCTTTTCAACAAAATCCCTG CTATGGTGGAGACATTGAGATTGAGAGCTAGCGTTTGGCAGAAAGAAAGAGGACATGAATTCTTGTATGATGGT GTAGCCATTCTTTATATGCTTGAGCAGTATTGTGTTCTAAAGCAGCAGAGGGAGCTTGAGCGTCAGAGACTGAGG AAGAAGCTTCAGGGACAGTTGATGGTGGAGCAAGAAGCACTTTTTGGTTCAATACCTAGTCCTTCAAAGAGTGCAAAGAAGAATTTTAGACCATCAATGGGAGGTTTGACCAATAAGAGACTATCGCTTGGAGGATCAATGCTTCAAACCCCATATGCTGGTAAAGCTGCACCATCCTCTCGACTGTCTAGTTCGTTGAAACAGCAAACTCCCCAAAGTG GCAGAAGAGGTAGTATCTTGGCACCAAGAAAGCATCAAGGAAGCCTCTATCCCCCTTATACACCTAGAGCTGAATCAGTGCAGACAAGAAAGGCCCTTTTAAATCCACCTAGAACTGAATCAGCACAGATAAGGAAGGGCCCGTTAAATCCACCTAAACCTGCAACAACACAGACAAGGAAGCCTCTTTCTCCCTTATCGTCATTGTTATCATCAAATGCGAGCACCATCAATATTCAGAATCAGACCCTAAAGAGCGGGATGGTCCAGGAAGCACTGTATTTGAACAAATCACCAGTTATGACTCCAACCAAGATTACCTCTGCTGAACGAAGACTCGAGGAAACAGTGTCTTTGAACAAAACTCCAATTATGACTCCAACAAAGATTGCCTCTGCTGTTGAAGGAAGTATTACCCCAAAAACATTGCCCATTCCAATGCCAGCAACTCCTTCCTCAGTTTCCACTGCCATGCAGACTGCAATGACCCCAGCCAGTCGTCATGTTTCTGTGTGTGCTGATAATATCGAGTACTCATTCGAGGAGAGAAGAGCTGGTTACGTTCCATTGTCACATGCCAAGGTCATTACCAAATGCTTGATTTAG
- the LOC125871647 gene encoding 65-kDa microtubule-associated protein 3 isoform X4, protein MNNSQSEKPLHMETTCGSLLSEMQRIWDEMGEPDIERDKMLFELQQECLEAYRRKVNQARRCREQLQQIIADSEAEIAKICAALGEQSSYARQSSRSLKEELEAVKPKLEEMKRRKGERKNHFAAVVNQIQTFSKELCLHFQENAQMSAIDENDLSVKRLEEMQNYLLALQKEKSDRLKLLVDNLTTINSLCVVLGVDYKQTIAEVDPTLDDSRVLKNISKDMIFKLSAMINRLEELKKQRLLRLQDLATTLIELWSLMDTPLEEQQKFYDFTRHIAASENEINEPNVLSADSLQHAEAEVLRLQAMKSTKMKEVLLRKRLELEEICRKAHLVIETQNSVDFSVEAIESGAIDPSYLLEQIEVQISKVKEETFSRREILEKLEKWLAACDEECWLEEYNRDENRYHGGKGTHRNLKRAEKARVLFNKIPAMVETLRLRASVWQKERGHEFLYDGVAILYMLEQYCVLKQQRELERQRLRDQKKLQGQLMVEQEALFGSIPSPSKSAKKNFRPSMGGLTNKRLSLGGSMLQTPYAGRRGSILAPRKHQGSLYPPYTPRAESVQTRKALLNPPRTESAQIRKGPLNPPKPATTQTRKPLSPLSSLLSSNASTINIQNQTLKSGMVQEALYLNKSPVMTPTKITSAERRLEETVSLNKTPIMTPTKIASAVEGSITPKTLPIPMPATPSSVSTAMQTAMTPASRHVSVCADNIEYSFEERRAGYVPLSHAKVITKCLI, encoded by the exons ATGAATAACAGCCAAAGTGAGAAGCCTTTGCATATGGAAACAACTTGTGGCTCTCTTCTCTCTGAGATGCAG AGAATATGGGATGAGATGGGAGAGCCAGATATCGAAAGGGATAAGATGCTTTTCGAGCTTCAACAAGAGTGTCTGGAGGCATATAGAAGAAAAGTGAATCAGGCAAGGCGTTGCCGGGAGCAACTGCAGCAAATTATCGCTGACTCTGAAGCAGAAATTGCAAAGATATGTGCAGCACTAGGAGAACAATCATCATATGCTAGGCAG AGTTCCAGAAGTTTGAAGGAAGAGCTTGAGGCCGTTAAGCCTAAGTTAGAAGAgatgaagaggagaaaaggagagAGGAAGAACCATTTTGCGGCTGTTGTCAATCAGATACAGACTTTCTCGAAAGAGCTCTGTTTACACTTCCAAGAGAATGCACAAATGAGTGCAATTGATGAGAATGATTTGTCTGTCAAAAGATTAGAAGAAATGCAGAATTATTTGCTTGCTTTGCAAAAAGAGAAG AGTGACCGCCTGAAGCTGCTGGTTGACAACTTGACAACTATCAATTCGTTATGTGTGGTGCTTGGGGTTGATTACAAACAAACTATTGCTGAGGTTGATCCAACCTTAGATGATTCTCGTGTCTTGAAAAACATAAGCAAAGATATGATCTTTAAGCTTTCTGCTATGATCAACAGATTGGAAGAGCTCAAGAAACAAAGATTGCTTAGG CTTCAAGATCTTGCAACTACCCTGATTGAGCTGTGGAGCTTGATGGATACACCACTAGAGGAGCAACagaaattttatgattttacaaGGCACATAGCAGcttcagaaaatgaaataaatgagcCTAATGTTTTGTCTGCCGACAGTCTTCAACAT GCAGAGGCAGAAGTGTTGAGATTGCAGGCAAtgaaatcaacaaaaatgaaagaGGTTCTTCTGAGAAAGAGGCTGGAGTTGGAGGAAATCTGTAGGAAAGCACATTTGGTTATTGAAACACAAAATTCAGTCGACTTTTCTGTTGAAGCTATAGAATCTG GCGCAATTGATCCGTCATATCTGCTTGAGCAAATCGAGGTGCAGATTTCCAAGGTTAAAGAGGAAACTTTTAGTAGGAGAGAGATTCTTGAAAAGTTGGAGAAGTGGTTGGCTGCATGTGATGAGGAGTGTTGGTTGGAGGAATACAACAGG gATGAAAATCGTTACCATGGTGGAAAAGGTACACACCGTAATTTGAAGCGAGCTGAGAAAGCTCGAGTTCTTTTCAACAAAATCCCTG CTATGGTGGAGACATTGAGATTGAGAGCTAGCGTTTGGCAGAAAGAAAGAGGACATGAATTCTTGTATGATGGT GTAGCCATTCTTTATATGCTTGAGCAGTATTGTGTTCTAAAGCAGCAGAGGGAGCTTGAGCGTCAGAGACTGAGG gACCAGAAGAAGCTTCAGGGACAGTTGATGGTGGAGCAAGAAGCACTTTTTGGTTCAATACCTAGTCCTTCAAAGAGTGCAAAGAAGAATTTTAGACCATCAATGGGAGGTTTGACCAATAAGAGACTATCGCTTGGAGGATCAATGCTTCAAACCCCATATGCTG GCAGAAGAGGTAGTATCTTGGCACCAAGAAAGCATCAAGGAAGCCTCTATCCCCCTTATACACCTAGAGCTGAATCAGTGCAGACAAGAAAGGCCCTTTTAAATCCACCTAGAACTGAATCAGCACAGATAAGGAAGGGCCCGTTAAATCCACCTAAACCTGCAACAACACAGACAAGGAAGCCTCTTTCTCCCTTATCGTCATTGTTATCATCAAATGCGAGCACCATCAATATTCAGAATCAGACCCTAAAGAGCGGGATGGTCCAGGAAGCACTGTATTTGAACAAATCACCAGTTATGACTCCAACCAAGATTACCTCTGCTGAACGAAGACTCGAGGAAACAGTGTCTTTGAACAAAACTCCAATTATGACTCCAACAAAGATTGCCTCTGCTGTTGAAGGAAGTATTACCCCAAAAACATTGCCCATTCCAATGCCAGCAACTCCTTCCTCAGTTTCCACTGCCATGCAGACTGCAATGACCCCAGCCAGTCGTCATGTTTCTGTGTGTGCTGATAATATCGAGTACTCATTCGAGGAGAGAAGAGCTGGTTACGTTCCATTGTCACATGCCAAGGTCATTACCAAATGCTTGATTTAG